GCTCTGCCTGCCCTAGTGCCCCGGGCCAATACTAGGGGAGGCACGCTAAGCACCCACATCAAGGCCATCCCCCTCATTAGCACCAATGGCCCCCAGGAGAGGGCCCTGTCCCTCACTTCCAAAGCAGGGACTGGGACAGCTGCCTCTCTAGAGCAGGTGCGTGGCGCTCCTGAGTCCCCCCGGCTCCTCCCCCACCACGTGTACTTGCTCACACATTCACGCAGAGAAATGCACACATACACCCCACGTCACTgagagtggggggaggggtcGGGGGTTACGGGGAAGAGTGGGGGATCACAGCTCATATGATTGGGGAGGGGGGATATCCCAAGTGCCTGTAAGAGGCCAAGCCTCTTGAAGGCCTTTTCTCCACCATGGGCATGGCTGAGAATGGGAAcggaggggtggaggtggggatggaggggtggggagacGGCAGACAGGTCAGGAATTCCACTGGGCCcccagggggtgggaggagggtacAAGAGGGCTTATCCATGGGACTGGAGTAATACAGGAATCAGTAccccaggagagagagagggtagAGACGGACAAGGACAGCACGGGCAGCCCACGAGCCCAAGGGGGGCGGGGCAGGCACATGCACAGGTGATAGCAGATGCTCTTCTAGGCCCTCCAGCCCTGTCGGAACACCTGAACAGTGGGGGAAGGACATGCCCTGATGGGCAGCATAGCATTGccttcccgtgtgtgtgtgtgtgtgtgtgtgtgtgtgtgtgtgaagggggcTGTGGCAGGCTGAGGGTCAGGGTGGGGTGGCAGGTTCCCCACTGCTTAAGACATTTTTGCCCCAATAGTGCAAAGCGCAGGAAGCCCTggcacccctccccccgccccctgccccattCCCCATGGCTTCCGGGGGCATCTGTGTCCACCCATCCATCCCTGCCGACATGCAGCCCTGAGCCCAGGGCCCTCTGGTCTGCTccgtccctctcccaccctcccttccccccaccctcagagggctacctcctccctccctctctcccctgcgGAGTGGGCGATAgccaaagggaggaggaggagggcagctcACCCAAGTGCAGACCAACAGAGCACTCCTCACCAGGAGGGTGGGAGGTGGCTCAAGCCAAAGTCCCTGAattagagaagagaagaggggaaaggggCTCCAGGGGCACAGGGGCGGCTGGCCTAAAGAGCTTCAAAGAAAAAAGGAGGCGCAccagccgccccctcccccagggcttcGACTAAGTGCCATTTATCTAAGCACCCCCATTCCGGTGCCTGCCTGCCCAGAGTCTGGGATAGTGCATCGAGTGGGAGTGgaaaggaggagggcaggggttaGAGAGAGCCCAGCAGACAGATGGAAACAGGGGCCTAAGGGGGTGGAGGCTCTGGGAGAAGCTCACgcacacccacccccccaccccccagggcagCAGCATCTGGATCGTAGCTAATACTGCAGGATGTGAGGAGGGCGGGACCTTGAGCCACAGTTTTTCCTGTGTGGGTGCCACGATGCGGAAGGAGTTGGTGGGGGGGGGCACAGGGAGAGGCCCCTGGGGCTGGGCACTTGAAAGGGGAGCTGTGCGGGCAGCAGGGCAGGCTGGTGAGGGGCCAGTTGGCATCCAGCGTGAGAGGTAGATGGAACTCAGCGGGCACGAGtggcagagagcagagggagTACTGGCGCGGGGGGTGCCAAAGGGGCACAGAGGGAGGGGCAAGGCAAGGGGGGGTGGCCAGGACCCTGTTGTATTAACTCACAGCTCTGATCGGCAGCCCTACCCCTGGGGACCTGGTGTGGGGGCAGTTCTCTCTgatttggggggaggaggggcagctcTCAAagtgcttgggggtgggggggggtcctCCCCTCTGGCCAGCCTCAGTTAATAACTTAATATCATCTCTCTATCAATCGctcgctctctcttttttctctttttttcctctgtctaGTACTTCTTCATTTATCTTCTCTCCGTGCCTGGTTTCCAAAGTGCAGTTAGAATGACTGTAATTTTTAACCTCCAGGGGAGGAGCCAAGCCAAGCCTTTCTTTGCACCCAGGCATCTGGGGAAGCAGAGAGGCCCTTAGCCTGGAGGGGGAACCTAGGCCAAGAGAATGGGCGGGGGGCTCTCTCTTGCGTGTGTGTAGGGGGGGTGAGTTGAGGGCATCTTCCCCCATCCCACATTCCTCCATCCCCTACGGTCAAGATGGCTTGTCCCCTCTTagctctccctcccttctcctacCTTCTCGGAGGACGGGGTCCTGGGAACTGCAGGACAcggtcccccccgccccccgacccccccacctcccacacTGTCCTTTTCATAGCAAGTTCATTTGTTTGCCCTGCCCCAGGGCTGGAGGTTCTGAGGAGGGACGGGGCAATGCGGGGGGGTGTGTGGGGAGCTGAATCTATCCGAGGacgagagggaggagagaagaggtgtGGGGGTCTCCCTcagcccccagctctgccccttctcTCCAGGCTCCTCCCCACCAGCTCCGCACACCCTCTGGCCGCCTGAGGCTTTAGACTTCCTGATCCTCAAAGACCTCGAGGAAGAGTGGGGGGAAGAGTTCGGTGGGGCACTCGACTTTCATGTGGAGGAAGCGGCTGGCGTGGCAGGCCCCGATCATGCGGAGGTCAGTCACCTTCATCAGCAGCTTGGGCCAGAAGTGCGGAATGTTGTGTTTGCGGTGGTTGACGTAGTGCTCGAACGCCAGCAGGTACGCCTCCTGACTCTTCTCGATCTTGTCCACACACAGCAGGCCCGAGCggtctgggggaaggaggggcaggCGGGTGAGTGGGCGGAGGGGGGCAGAGGCggagaggctgggggagagggaagaaaaacacGTTCTGGGCAAGTGTAGGGGCAACcgcagggcagagggaggggaccagggggtggaggggcaggTAAAGAGGACAGAGGGCAAGAGGTAGGCCTGGAAAGAGAGGAGACCTGAAGACAGGGCAGAACTAATGGGCAGAGAGATGGAGGGGGGAAGAGCAATACAGAGGGCATTAGGGGCAAGAAAGGGGTACTGAGAACAGAGGAGGGATTGGGGAGAGAAGGTGGATGGGAACAGAGTGGGGGATGGGGAACAAAGGGGTCTGGGGGAGACAGAGAGCAGGTGGGGGCAGACAGAACAAATGAAGCCAGGATAGGAGTAGAGGAGGGACTCGGAGGTAAGAGATGGGCCTGGATATCAGAACGGAGGGGGGATGGGTGACACAGCAGGGGACCGGGGACAGAGGATGGGCCTGGGGACAGAGAGGCAGCTTTGTGGAGCAGAGAGACCATGGGGTTAAAGAAGGAGCATGAcaggcccagggcccagccaaACTCTGGGCCCCTGGAAGCTCCCGAGCCCTCCCAGCCAGGCCTCGGTACCTGTTGACATTAGCAGCACAGCCTGCAGCAGAGCCACTTCCGTGTCATCCAAGTTAAAGGCAGAGAGTGACTTGCCCAGTTCAAAGATGGCATCGGAGACGACACCCAGGCCGCCATTCTTGAGCTGCTCCCGCTTGACAGCCATCTCCCCGCTCAGTGTCAGGGTGTCGCTCTCGGGGTCATAGCGGACAGCCGCCCGCAGGGACATGATCTCCATGCAGCACCCCTTCAGGAGGATGATCTGGTCTTCGCAAGGCAGCTGCAGACCACAGGGACACTCAGCAGGCCCCTCCGCATGAGCATCCCCCGCGGGTGCCCCCTGGGAGCCGCAAGGCCACCACCGGCCAGGAACGTGTGCTCTGAACAGCTCCCTTGCAATGAGCGATGGATCTGCCCTGTTTCATTAAGCCTCCCAACTATGCCTCTGAGTTAGGTCCCGTCAGTGCCTCCATGCCCACCGCAGATGAGCGAAGGGAGGTATAGGGAGTTAGGCCACGTGGCCAAGGAGAACTTCCAGAGTCAGGATGGCTGCGTAGACTTCGGGGGAGACAGGAAGGGAAGGGCTGGGGAGGCTGGGCCCGTGGAGCCTGTTGGTTCTTTAGGGATCAGCTCACCCTGTgcgtgtgcatgcgtgcgtgcgtgtgtgtgtgttgggtgtgcTGACCTACAGGAATTGCTCCCCATCCAGACAGCTTCAGATGAGCACGAGCTGGGACAGGGTGACCTGGGGAGCAGCCCGAGGTTTCCCTCCAGCGTGGCACCGTGTCTCTCCTCCCATCTGCCACTCACCTCAGAGAACATGGGCAGTTTTTTGGCAAAGTCCACCACACGGGTGATGGCCGGGGTGATGATCTTGGTAAACTCGCTGAAGGCCTCAAGGTCCACCTTGTCTCCGTCCGGCATGGAGACGATGGGTGACTGGCCAATGTCATCCGGctagagggagagatgggggtcagctggggctgcagacCCCTTTCAACCTCTCACCGAGGCTCCCTGCCCACCAGGGGGAGCTCCAAGGCAGCTTGGCGAAGCGGGGCCACTAGCACCTGGGGGCAgctgtgtcccaacccagggctAAGGCTTCTCCCATCTTGAGGCAGAGAATACACCAGCGTCAGAGCTCCAAGTTGGCTGATAATCACAAGGATCATAATAGCAGTAGAGGTAATGTCATAACAATAGAAGCTagatttattgaatatttaacaTGTAACTAGGCATTAAGCCATGTGTTTTACacatactatctcatttaatcctcaccacgaCTTATCACCATTAGTTGATGTTATACGTAtcatcatttcacagatgaggaaactgagacagactGCAGCTAAGTAATAAGCCCAAGGTCATGTgactagtaagtggtagaagcAGGATTGGAACCCGGGCAGTCTGATCCCCGACGGTTACACACACACGTGCTTGGTATCAGAGCCAGTGCTCCTAAGAGCGTACTGTTCCACCCGCTGACACACTCCACCAGGAGTTTTCTGCCTTCCCCACCATACACAACCAACTATCCATCTCCTCCCAAGCTGACCATTTACTTGGCACTCAGTTTTGCCGGGGCCTAAAACAATGCCCAGCACCCAAGAGGTCCCCCAAAATACTGTTACATGACTGCGTCCTCACCCTTCCTCCCAGTCACTGTGGGCAGGAAAAAGAGGAGAGCTCACCTCCGTTCACTGGAAGTTCGATGAGGAGGGCaaggccctgccctcatggagctcccAGTCAGATGGAAAAGGCAGGACCCTGATAGCAGCGACATTTACACAGGTGTACGAATCAGCACTGTCAAGCTGCGGAGACTATCAGCCTTGGGTCAGACTAAACTAAGAAGGCTTTCTAGAGGAGGCAGGACTCTGAGTTCACTCTCCTCTCCTGGCCACCTGGCTGCCGCTCCCCCGGGCTCCCCCCTCTCTCCTTACCAGGAATTTCCGCCTCTGTTTCCAATGGCTGCCCTGGGCATTTGTGCTGCGATGGGCCTCCGTGGCAACGTGGATCAGGTCCCACTCTTCGGGAGTGGGCTCTGGTCGCTGCTGCAGTGATCGGATCATCTCCTCCTTCCGCCGCCGCTCCCGGTTCTGCTCAATCAGCTTGCGTTTGGCCACCCGCTTCGAATCGTCTAGAACCACTGTCAACAACAGACAGACACGATGCCCTCCGCATGGCACACTCCGTAACCCACTCAGAAACTACTCTTCCCAGTAGGCcaagagaggctaagtgacttccCAAATCACCTGGCAGTCGGGTGGCACAACCTGGATCATGAATGATCACTGGGACCACATCAACTCCAATTTGGGCTGACCCAGAGGAATACCACGTTCTGATCTAAAGGGTTATGGTGACAGTAGTTACTAGAAGACTGCCATCCAATCCCTAGCTAATGAAAAATGCCCTCTCTCACCCAGAAGTGGGGTGCCTTCTCTAGTAGTCAGAGACACTGtgctatggggggggggggtactcAGGACTTATTTCGACCCAACCACTCTAAGGCCCTGGAGTGGTGAAAGGCCAGGTAGGCACTGAGGCCCATGCCCAGAGCCCAGAGAGGGatcctatttccttttcttcagggATGAGGGCAGCAGGGACCAAGATTCTGAACATTCATTCTGCCACCAGCCTGACCCAGACTGTCTCTCTGCCCTGTGGGTACCTGGAAGGGAGCTGCCATGTCTGAACGCACCCCCCCCCCTCACAGCTGCCTGGCCCGCTTCCCCCACCCATCCCCTTACAGTCCATGGCCATGCCCACAGCGATGCACTTCTTGAAGCGGCACAGCTGGCACTGATTGCGGGTGATCTTGTCAATGACACAACAGCTGTCATATTTGCACGAGTAGGTGGGGTGGAGGTTCTTCTGGATTGTGCGGCGAAAGAAGCCCTGGagttgggggagggcagggagacgGAGCATGTTGTGATCACAACCTTCCCTTCCTGAATCAACCGTGCAgttctctggggtggggggggagcggGCTGGGGAACTAGTGAGGGAACCTGGCATCCTCTCGACACAGCAAGCCCCGCATCACTGGGCTCTGCCAGGACTTAGAAATACACATCCTCAGCGCCCCCAGCTGCCTAGGGGCCGGGGTACATGGGTAGTGGTGGTGGCAGAG
This Balaenoptera acutorostrata chromosome 20, mBalAcu1.1, whole genome shotgun sequence DNA region includes the following protein-coding sequences:
- the THRA gene encoding thyroid hormone receptor alpha, translating into MEQKPSKVECGSDPEENSARSPDGKRKRKNGQCSLKTSMSGYIPSYLDKDEQCVVCGDKATGYHYRCITCEGCKGFFRRTIQKNLHPTYSCKYDSCCVIDKITRNQCQLCRFKKCIAVGMAMDLVLDDSKRVAKRKLIEQNRERRRKEEMIRSLQQRPEPTPEEWDLIHVATEAHRSTNAQGSHWKQRRKFLPDDIGQSPIVSMPDGDKVDLEAFSEFTKIITPAITRVVDFAKKLPMFSELPCEDQIILLKGCCMEIMSLRAAVRYDPESDTLTLSGEMAVKREQLKNGGLGVVSDAIFELGKSLSAFNLDDTEVALLQAVLLMSTDRSGLLCVDKIEKSQEAYLLAFEHYVNHRKHNIPHFWPKLLMKVTDLRMIGACHASRFLHMKVECPTELFPPLFLEVFEDQEV